The following nucleotide sequence is from Aspergillus nidulans FGSC A4 chromosome I.
CGAGGACATGGGTCTGGTGGGCCAATTTAACAACCTACAGTTTAACGTGACCTTCAGAATCAATCATTTTTAGCTATGAGGTTATTGCAGGGGTCAGCGCGTGACAAAGCGAGGTATTATCACCGGAGCGGACGAGAAAATTCCGTGCATCGTAGTGGATGCAGCGGCGTCATGAACGACTTTCCATATATTACGATATGTGGGTTAGCCAATCTCTTCGACTCTCATAAATATGATGACTGGCAGCCACatgccgccgccaccgcaGTTAAGTTTGCGAACGAGTTCCTTAGCCACCGGGAATCCGCCCAGGGTATGTTAGCCCCCACAGcgtcctcaacctcgtcgtCGGATACTTGGAGACCAACTCGGTATTCATTGCTAGAGACTAATCTCTTCGTCGAGTAGCAATTAAACTTCGTGGTATAGATTCTGAGCCCCAAAATTGTCTCCTGACGGCAGCTGTAAGTtcccttttttcttttttttttttttttttttttgcatgCAAAATCCTATGCGTTGCGCAAGCTTGGGGCTTGTTTGTGAATGAAGATGAACTATACTTTTAAAAAAAGTCCCCTGAATCAAACATGGGGTTCAATATATGTGATAGGAGGGTTGATTAGGGTCATTGAATCATAATATCTAAACTATCATCGCACAATGGTGTGACTGGTATGATTATATAGATGGGTAGAAAAGCCTAGGACGTAGTGCGGATTGAGAAATACCACTGACTAATATCTAACTTTGGCGGCTAGACCCTATGGATTAGTCAGTGTATTGGAGTCTGGAATCAAGTAGTAGCGTATTCTCGAAAGAAATACGCCTAGATATCTTCTGTCAGTCTCCCAAGCCCTTCTTTTATATCAATATCCGAGGAGTATGAAGTCAGAAAACAAAACTAGTGGACACTGATTGTTTCCGGATTCCTATAATAGTGACCCAACCTGAACGGTGACCTAAGGCAAGTGTGTTGGATTTAATCGCAGAACAAGACAACCGCGCCTCGGGAGGGAGTCTTAAAAACCTGTTTCCTGTTTACGGCTATCCAGTTACTGCTTAGGGATACACGTGGGTGCACATTAGATGAACTCGGGCTAGTGTTACCACAGCTAGATTCAATCCCGAACGATCTCCG
It contains:
- a CDS encoding uncharacterized protein (transcript_id=CADANIAT00006499), which gives rise to MNDFPYITICGLANLFDSHKYDDWQPHAAATAVKFANEFLSHRESAQDSEPQNCLLTAATLWISQCIGVWNQVVAYSRKKYA